A window of Terriglobus sp. RCC_193 contains these coding sequences:
- a CDS encoding AAA family ATPase, producing MRITEELKQSLESSLPKSMTTRQKLVAYKEHGNLTWDQVAMLCGRGRVSVERFSKDKYEQTADSDLLIRRDLETMFERYPLAITQATRGELYQTENVATLRKWFSFCHANSAMALIYGPPGSQKTFVTRRMVEDFNAAHLQLDDNERAFYIRSSARMGPRELLRRICFTTGAPGGMTTASCLNGLRLALRPHRVLLAVDEAQLLSLDALEALRELHDPETGLRVGVLLMGSHRLATILNQQAPILEQLNSRIEANVELSGVSAASAMSIVQAEMPNLSQRQRQALVDHSSVPDIYRHGTPYINVRRLFKAMNSTRAELAQKGSVQ from the coding sequence GTGCGCATCACTGAAGAGTTGAAACAAAGCCTTGAATCATCTCTGCCAAAGAGCATGACCACGCGTCAGAAGCTGGTTGCCTATAAGGAACACGGCAACCTGACGTGGGATCAGGTCGCCATGCTTTGCGGACGTGGCCGCGTCAGTGTCGAGCGGTTTTCCAAGGACAAGTATGAGCAGACAGCCGATTCCGATCTGCTCATCCGCCGCGACCTCGAAACCATGTTTGAGCGTTATCCGCTGGCGATCACACAGGCCACACGCGGAGAGCTATATCAGACAGAGAACGTAGCCACGTTACGCAAGTGGTTCTCGTTCTGCCACGCGAACAGCGCAATGGCTCTTATCTATGGGCCTCCGGGGTCGCAGAAGACGTTTGTTACCCGGCGCATGGTGGAAGACTTCAACGCTGCCCATCTGCAACTGGATGACAACGAACGCGCCTTCTACATCCGCTCATCCGCAAGGATGGGGCCGCGTGAGCTGCTACGCCGCATCTGCTTCACCACAGGCGCACCCGGCGGCATGACGACGGCAAGTTGCCTCAACGGCCTGCGTCTCGCGCTCCGTCCGCACCGGGTTCTACTCGCGGTAGACGAAGCACAGTTGCTCTCCCTGGACGCACTGGAGGCTCTCCGCGAGCTACACGATCCAGAGACTGGCCTCCGCGTCGGCGTGTTGCTGATGGGAAGCCATCGCCTCGCAACGATCCTCAACCAGCAGGCACCCATCCTCGAACAGCTCAACTCTCGCATTGAAGCCAATGTCGAGCTTTCCGGTGTCAGCGCCGCCAGCGCCATGAGCATCGTCCAGGCCGAGATGCCGAACCTGTCTCAGCGCCAGCGTCAGGCGCTCGTCGATCACTCCTCGGTGCCGGATATCTATCGCCACGGCACGCCCTACATCAATGTCCGTCGCCTCTTCAAGGCCATGAACTCCACACGCGCGGAGCTTGCGCAGAAAGGTTCCGTGCAATGA
- a CDS encoding DNA cytosine methyltransferase produces the protein MKLRALDLFCCAGGATRGLQAAGFHVTGVDIKDQPNYCGDEFHVANAMEFPLTGYDFVWASPPCQTYMRMNRGLLKAQGRQKNHPDLVDAVRRRLQQTNALYVIENVVGSPLRNPVMLCGSSFGLLVERHRLFEANFLLLGLACRHETQKVEFPPLARLQGNRSRVVGCYGNGRGKGDNVDLWRKAMGISWMSRKELAQAIPPAYAEYIGQQAIAAMSHRGQMPEVAA, from the coding sequence ATGAAGCTACGTGCACTCGACCTCTTCTGCTGTGCTGGTGGCGCGACGCGTGGCCTGCAGGCCGCTGGCTTCCATGTCACGGGCGTCGATATCAAGGACCAGCCGAACTACTGCGGTGATGAGTTTCACGTTGCCAATGCAATGGAGTTTCCGCTCACCGGCTATGACTTCGTCTGGGCAAGCCCACCATGCCAGACGTACATGCGCATGAATCGCGGACTTCTCAAAGCGCAGGGACGTCAAAAGAATCATCCAGACCTTGTCGATGCAGTGCGTCGCAGGCTTCAGCAGACGAATGCTCTGTATGTCATTGAGAACGTCGTCGGAAGTCCGCTGCGGAACCCGGTGATGCTCTGCGGTTCTTCATTCGGATTACTGGTGGAGCGGCACCGTCTGTTTGAAGCCAATTTCCTCTTACTTGGACTTGCATGCCGTCACGAAACGCAGAAGGTCGAGTTTCCACCACTCGCACGTCTTCAAGGCAACAGGTCTCGCGTGGTCGGTTGCTACGGCAACGGTCGCGGCAAGGGTGACAACGTCGATCTGTGGCGCAAGGCCATGGGCATTTCGTGGATGTCCCGCAAGGAACTTGCACAGGCAATCCCCCCCGCCTATGCCGAGTACATCGGCCAGCAGGCCATCGCAGCAATGAGCCATCGAGGACAGATGCCGGAGGTTGCAGCATGA